The following proteins are co-located in the Leptospira weilii genome:
- the cas2e gene encoding type I-E CRISPR-associated endoribonuclease Cas2e, which yields MSRLAIELKPGVFVASINARVRDRIWKKISEEWKSDAIMLYSSNTEQGYAIRSHGDPSREIIDFDGLLLMSKPDSKRDQKVVTSISDFSMATEDSPFSDLKGFFNEKANSLLLETGESKEQT from the coding sequence ATGTCGCGGTTAGCCATTGAACTGAAGCCCGGGGTCTTTGTCGCCTCCATTAACGCGAGAGTTCGAGATCGGATCTGGAAAAAAATTTCCGAAGAATGGAAGTCGGATGCGATCATGTTGTATTCGAGCAACACGGAACAAGGTTACGCTATCCGTTCTCACGGCGATCCTTCTCGCGAGATTATAGACTTCGACGGTTTGCTTCTAATGTCCAAACCCGATTCTAAACGCGATCAGAAAGTAGTCACGAGTATTTCCGACTTTTCGATGGCCACCGAAGATTCTCCTTTTTCAGATCTCAAAGGCTTTTTCAACGAAAAGGCTAATTCCCTTCTTTTAGAAACAGGTGAATCAAAAGAACAGACATAA
- a CDS encoding acyltransferase family protein, which produces MEKKSTQNKDRILSLDLFRGMTVIGMILVNNPGSWSYIYSPLKHAKWNGCTPTDLVFPFFLFAVGGSIPISLYSKNGIDRSRIWVGICKRSVNLILLGLLLNFFGEWSFAELRIPGVLQRIGFVYWVVASLYLIFPGKKVLIFLIPVLLVHTWILTHIAPPGEAMVSLEQGKDIGAWIDRVIIGEKHLWKFSKTWDPEGLLSGVASIATSLFGVLCGFILFLREGGGRSRVLSTFGLGFLFTFVGLLWDQSLPMNKSLWTGSYAAYTAGLAFFCIGFFEYLNWLVSSKERNGLNLKIFFQPLLVFGKNAILVFVGSGILARTLNLWTIMTENGKQVGVKAWFFSKLVFITDPYLASLLYAVLHLSVWWGILSFLDKRKIYIKV; this is translated from the coding sequence TTGGAAAAGAAATCGACTCAAAATAAGGATCGGATTTTATCTTTGGATCTGTTCCGAGGAATGACCGTAATCGGGATGATACTCGTAAACAATCCCGGTTCTTGGTCTTACATCTATTCTCCCTTGAAACATGCGAAATGGAACGGTTGTACACCGACGGATTTGGTGTTTCCCTTTTTTTTATTTGCGGTGGGAGGTTCAATTCCAATTTCATTATATTCTAAAAATGGAATTGATCGTAGTAGGATCTGGGTCGGGATTTGTAAAAGAAGCGTTAATCTGATATTGCTCGGACTGTTATTGAATTTTTTCGGAGAATGGTCTTTTGCGGAGCTTAGAATTCCAGGAGTACTGCAGAGAATCGGATTCGTGTATTGGGTCGTTGCGAGTTTGTATCTTATATTTCCGGGAAAGAAAGTGTTGATTTTCTTAATTCCGGTTTTACTCGTTCATACTTGGATCTTAACTCATATCGCTCCTCCTGGGGAAGCGATGGTATCTTTGGAGCAGGGGAAGGACATCGGAGCCTGGATCGATCGAGTGATTATCGGAGAAAAACATCTTTGGAAATTTTCCAAAACCTGGGACCCGGAAGGATTGTTAAGTGGAGTCGCATCGATTGCCACTTCTTTGTTCGGGGTACTTTGTGGTTTTATCCTTTTTTTGAGAGAAGGTGGGGGAAGGAGTAGGGTTCTCAGTACATTTGGGTTGGGATTTTTATTCACATTTGTCGGCTTGTTATGGGATCAAAGTTTACCGATGAATAAAAGTCTTTGGACCGGAAGTTACGCGGCATATACGGCGGGACTCGCTTTTTTTTGCATAGGATTTTTTGAATATTTAAATTGGTTGGTTTCTTCGAAAGAGCGGAACGGATTGAACTTGAAAATCTTTTTTCAACCGTTACTCGTATTCGGTAAGAACGCGATTTTAGTTTTTGTAGGTTCCGGAATACTTGCGAGAACGCTTAACCTTTGGACAATTATGACGGAGAATGGAAAACAGGTCGGCGTCAAAGCCTGGTTTTTTTCTAAACTTGTTTTTATTACAGATCCGTATCTCGCATCTTTGTTATATGCGGTTCTTCATTTGTCGGTTTGGTGGGGAATTTTAAGTTTTTTAGATAAAAGGAAGATTTATATCAAAGTTTAA
- a CDS encoding DMT family transporter, with protein sequence MAWIYLIIASTFEIGFTTCLKLSDNFTKPTWIGGFVVSSVFSLAFLNKAVQTIPMGTAYAIWTGLGAAGTILIGIIIHGEPIDFWRGFFLSTLILSVLGLKFLVSE encoded by the coding sequence ATGGCTTGGATTTATCTTATCATCGCTTCCACATTCGAGATCGGATTTACGACTTGCCTCAAGCTATCCGATAATTTTACTAAACCGACATGGATCGGGGGTTTTGTAGTTTCTTCGGTTTTTAGTTTGGCCTTTTTGAACAAGGCGGTTCAGACGATTCCGATGGGAACTGCTTACGCAATTTGGACCGGTTTGGGCGCGGCGGGAACCATACTGATTGGTATTATAATTCATGGAGAACCTATCGATTTTTGGAGAGGATTCTTTTTGTCTACGCTGATTCTTTCGGTCTTAGGCCTTAAATTTTTAGTTTCGGAATAG
- a CDS encoding glutathione S-transferase family protein: MIELYSASTPNGRKVSIMLEELGIPYTIHPIDLDKLEQKQEWFLKINPNGRIPAIIDKDNENFAVFESGAILIYLAEKNGKFLPKDPKEKSIVLQWLMFQMGGVGPMQGQAGVFLKYAPEKIPFAISRYQNETKRLYSVLDRRLGESKFLAGKELSIADIATWPWVNIHDWVEISLDEFPNLKRWNEELAKRPAFIKGKDIPNKKDHKNNAEEAKKKV; encoded by the coding sequence TTGATCGAGTTATATTCTGCTTCCACACCCAACGGAAGAAAAGTTTCCATCATGCTGGAAGAATTAGGAATTCCTTATACGATTCATCCGATTGATCTAGACAAACTGGAACAAAAACAAGAGTGGTTTCTGAAAATTAATCCGAACGGTAGAATTCCTGCGATTATCGACAAAGACAATGAAAACTTTGCCGTGTTCGAATCGGGAGCAATTCTGATCTATCTCGCGGAGAAAAACGGTAAATTTTTACCGAAAGATCCGAAGGAAAAAAGTATCGTACTACAATGGCTTATGTTTCAGATGGGCGGAGTCGGTCCAATGCAAGGACAAGCCGGAGTATTTTTAAAATACGCTCCCGAAAAGATTCCTTTCGCGATTTCCAGGTACCAAAACGAAACAAAACGTCTGTATTCGGTTTTAGATAGAAGGCTCGGCGAAAGTAAATTTTTAGCCGGAAAAGAACTATCGATCGCCGATATCGCAACCTGGCCTTGGGTCAACATACACGACTGGGTGGAAATTTCTCTGGATGAATTTCCGAATTTAAAACGTTGGAACGAAGAACTCGCAAAACGCCCGGCTTTCATCAAAGGGAAGGACATTCCGAACAAAAAAGATCATAAAAACAACGCGGAAGAAGCCAAAAAGAAAGTTTAG